CTTGAATTTCGTGTATAGCGTATTGATCCAGCCCAATATGCGACTGCTCTACAATCTCTGTGGGTGGGAAATCCAGCTTGCAAAGGAACGCGCCAAGGAAGGTGCAGTCCCGCCCGGAAAAGGCCGTCAACTCACCTGGCCGTTCCTCGCGAGGGAAGTGGCCTCGCTCAACGAGCGGTACCTGTCTTGAGAGTcgttttctttttctttctccGTGTGTGTATGTGCGTGTGTATCACTAGTCGCTGTCGATGTGCCGTCGTTGTATACCTATGCTTGCGATATGTTTTTCTAGTCTCTGGCTTCTCCTTTTCCCCCTCCTTTCGCTGTTCATCTTTTTCCGGGTCTTCATGGGTTGCTAGACTCTCTCCCCTCTCGTTGTCGTAAAAATGTGTGTCTTGTCATGCGCTAGCTGATTATCCATCACCCCTTTTCCCCTCGCTGGTTCGTTTTGTGAATTATTAAATTTGTTTCTTGTGAATAAAGTCTTCTTTTACGACTTTCTCTTTTTTCACATCCCCAAGGGGGGTTTGAGTTGGATTTGCGGACAAGTACATGACAAAAGTTTGGCTTGGGTACATGATATATATTCCCATTAAAGGCTACATGATTACTTGTAATACCCATCACCATACGTTTGCCTTGTTGCGCAAGACAAACAGCGTGGGCTTGGTCACCACTCTTAATCGCTTAATATCCACCTTCTGAAACCCTTGGACGCTCCCAACAAAGTCCCACTTTTCTATAGGATGTGCGCTAGGATCTTCCACCACGAGGTACGTAAAGTCGTCATACGAGACCGGATTCGGGTCCTTGGAATACGTCCATGAATTCGAGCTCGAGCTCAAACTCGACGAGACATTGTTGTTATTAAAGTACGGAGGCGAATGAGCTTGGGTGAATAGCGATGCACCGGTCTGAGCTGCCAAGTTATCGATCCACACGCTCGTTCTCGAGTTGGACGAGGAGGGAGGGAGAGAGTTGATGAGCGCGAGAGCGTGGCCGCCCGGATAGTTGGTTCGTGAGATGGCGGTGAGCAAGAGCGTTGCTGTAATGTTGCATCCTACCAAACCGAACACGGCAAGTCGTCCCAAGACCCGTAGAGGACCCGATGGGAAGGAGAGTCTGGTCGGTTGTATATCAGCATACAAAGCCTAGCG
The nucleotide sequence above comes from Rhizoctonia solani chromosome 3, complete sequence. Encoded proteins:
- a CDS encoding glycosyltransferase family 22 protein, with product MCKVLGMIHALAFVRSLTTFLSTPTQISPWHTYLTQHLPKLLLGSTPLALYACAPTALERTLLKTNDKANSPHSPSIVRELLTPYVAFVLLISGLGHKEWRFVVYVVPMINVAAAIGAKRLLSFPSGPLRVLGRLAVFGLVGCNITATLLLTAISRTNYPGGHALALINSLPPSSSNSRTSVWIDNLAAQTGASLFTQAHSPPYFNNNNVSSSLSSSSNSWTYSKDPNPVSYDDFTYLVVEDPSAHPIEKWDFVGSVQGFQKVDIKRLRVVTKPTLFVLRNKANVW